The Pagrus major chromosome 24, Pma_NU_1.0 region TTCTAGCTGTGACTTTGACTGATCTAGCTAGAGTTGGAATGTAATAGTCTTTGGCTACTTGTGTAGGGTACTACGATCTCCCAGATGGCACCGTCCTCTCAGTTCCAGTCACCTTCATGGACGGCAAATGGTCCGTGCTATTTGATGTGACTGTTGGCGAGGAGTTGAAGGAGAGACTTCATCTTTCTGCAAGTGAACTCAGGCAGGTACGTAACAAGAATAACGAGGGATATTGTAGCATACATTTTCATAGCTACAATATGTTGTTACTACTTGAACATATGGTCTTTTCAAAAATGCCTCTAAAAAAGGTacaaagctgtgtttttttccccaggaaAAAGAACTTGGATCATAAAATTGCAGGAACCTTATGAATAAAGAAGACAGTTGATAGTCATTTAAAAGTGATGTGTTTTGTCGTAATTTTTTCTGTAAACCTAAATGAAATcacttaaaacataaacataaacacaggtTAGAAATTGATCAGCAGTTCCATTTGTAGAAAGTTAGATCTCCATATCTTCTTGATCAGGTATAGgagctatataaatactgtgaaaatatcaaaatgctTAATGCTTACGAGTCATCAGgattaggaaaaaaaagaagctgtcCCAGTGGAATGGACAGCAAAGGACAGTAtaagaaaaacaatgtgttttttgaacattaacatttctaataaatatatgaattacatgaaataaaaatataaacctAGAAATAAGCATTATTTGGGACCTTTAAAACGATCAAAGTAAATAGTCCAGATAAATTTCAGTGCCACATCTcaagtttgtttcagtttgttcttTTATTCTCTTACTTTCAACATGTGGAGTTGCAGTTTTATTTGACCAGTTTCATGTTAATATATCTTTTTCCCGCTCTGTGAAACTCATCCATAGCCGTTATATTTCTAGATGTAAAAGATCAAACTGAGTACTTTATGGAAAAAGGAGAAATTAGAAAAtatattcctttttttaaaattgtacagTTCAGTAAGTGCCTTTTTTATAGTTCAAGAAGCAATATTTTGAGCATATAACACACTACTACCATACACAAACTAGTCTGTTAATATCCTTCTCTAAATCTGCTGTCATCACTTGCCATTTACAGTTGGGCAGTCTCTAAAATTTGGACACATCAAAACTCGTATTCCCCTGGTTGgtaattaaatattaaacaaactgaatttaatGGGCTCGTTTAACCTGAAAacattcaattttttttctcacaaattGTGCAGTACTTTGTCAGCTGACAAGGAGAACTTGAACAGAGTGCTGTTTTTACATGCAGAATATACACGTTCTTTTTAAGCATTTCTACACTATACACAAGGAGGCAttgactgaaaaaagtaaaGGTTAGTACAAATACAATGCACTACGACAAGTCGGGAAATGGACACATACTCTGCAATGCTATATTCAATTTGTACAACCCACCCCTGAGATTTGGATGCTGAGTGGTTTACAAAAGCAAAAGTGGCCTCTTTATACAGTCGAGCATAGTGCTAATTTCTTTCATGTCATGTCAACAATTTCCCCCAGCAGCGGCCAGATACAGCCCGTGTAATTTAACGATTTTCCTCCAAAAACGGAATAAAAATCTgctccagtaaaagtaacactCTTTTGAAATCTGACCTCAAATATTGATCATGGTAAATACATGCGTGATGCATGGCATGCATGGACTTGTCGCGGCACATAGGAGGTTATTTGGTAAATATACATATCCCAGTGATGACTGTACATGTACAAATAGCTGTCTCCCAAGAAGCCTGTGTTTCTCAACAAAGATCAAGAATAAATTCAATTACATACGGACCAATTATATACGGATGTGTGAAATTAAATCCTATTCACAAATATGAGTAAAAACGAGGCATCAATCATAGAGGAAATTcaggaaaacatttctttttatcttgCCACATCAAAGTCACTTATGTGTATGGGTAAAGATCTACTACACGTCAACATCCAACAATGTCAAAAGTTTCCAATTCCAGGCAACAAGTGAAAGACCACTAATGACTGAATGCTTCTGTCCAAACTGGAACCTTAGAGACCTTGCAGGTAAGGATAAAGTGAAGGATAATACTATTGTTTTACTAACGCTAACTCTGGGAATACGTAACTACATTTCCAACTTGCACGTCCATGGTGTTGTCATTAAAACAATTATACAATCATTATGGGCAACAGAAAGGATTAAATTTACTTTTAACTCCCCCCTTGGCTGAACAATAAAGTTTCATCGACTGactgttaaattaaataatttatagcatatattaataattatataatcCAACATTTCAACTCTTCATAAGACCATCTAGATAAACATCTGCTTCTGAACGAAAACAAGGTGGAAGGTGAGCCAAGGTAGAAAATAAAGGCATCATTATTGTGACATCAGACTGAACGAGGAGAGATATTTCACTCCGCAGTGAGAAAATTTGCTTGCcaatttatcaaacaaataGATGATCGTGTAAAACCAGACATACACAATGACGTCTCTGTTGACCCAATCCAGTTCTGCCCTGAACCTGCTCTCACTGAACATGATGCTATCAGGCTAACAGGCAGAATAacaccacacaaacactctaCCGTAAAAGCATTATTGATGATTTCATTATTGATGGGTGAATTTAAGTGTATAAATCAAAGCTGTGTCTTTGTGGATGCCACCTGGTAGTAGCTGATGATCCCGCTAATGTGATGGTCCTGGACTAGAAACAACTCAGGTACCGAGGCTGAACGCACCCTTGTAATGGTGAGGCTATGAAAGCAAAAACGCACCAAGTAATCTCAACCATCTGCCACACAATCATCGACCAACAGAATTAAACGCCAGACTCtttgataaatgttttgtatATAGCAGTATGTATGGATATAATGTAGTTCTaatgtacaaataaaaacaaaacagttggaGGTGGGGGCATGGGGAGGCAACAGGGAAGCTATGAGTGTGGTTGATGCTGAGGAGATGCAGGTGTCTCTGAAGCTCCTCCCACCACCTGTCTGTCAGAGCTGAGGTCCAGCTCCTCGTCCACCAGCTCCAGTTCACTTTGGTCCAGAAGCTCAAAGTCCTCTTCCTCGGTCGGAACTAGTGTGTCGTCGGGCATCTCCTCTTTCGTAATCTCCTCATCCAGGTCCTCGTCAGCTCCCAGCGCTCCTACTGTAGCAATTGTAGTGTTAGCAGTGACATCGGTGGGTTGGGTGGAGGTCTCCAGAACACCTGGTGGGGTTTCGGTGGGAAGGAACTCAGCCAAGGAGGGCTCCTCGCTGGCCTCGCTGGAGCGCAGCAGGGCTGACAGAGTGTTCTGCACCACAGTGGAGATCGCTGTGCTTACTATTTCCTCGCTCAAGGCTTCCAAGGAGCGCTGTGCACCCTGGGCTACtgctccctccttctcctctacCTCTTGCCTCCCCGCTTCCTCACCTGCAGCCGGCATGGGCAACATGCCCTCCTCACCCCCAGGTGGTCGTCCATGTCCGTTGAAGTGCGTGTTCACAAAGTGGAGCGGAGATGCTAGGTGCTGGATGAGGAGGCTGGCGGGGCTCAGTGGTTCTCCCTCTGATTGAGCACCAGCCTGGGCTCCGTCAGCCTGGCCGGGGCCTCGTAGAGGGAAGTGGAGCAGGTTATGCTCGATGGACGGAAACTCCTCAACTGAGGGAAACTCAGGGAGATCCCGCATGTATGGCTCCTCTGGGTCACTGTGTAAACTCTGCTGGTCCAGATCTGTAGTCGAGAAGAGACAGCAAATAAAATcttacaggctggccacacaAGATGTTGTTTAGTGGCTGCAtttctgagctgctgctgctgctgctgctgccactgcagacattaaaactgtattgaaacgctggtatgatgtccatatgactctctacaggtcgttttcaggtctatttttgctgtGAACCATGTGCGAGTTGAAACTGGCTAGACTCCGAATCTCTAGATGAAGCGACGCAGCAGCCACGCTTGACACGCGAGTGAGAAGGGCGActcatgcatccagtgtggccagtcaaacctgttaacatggacgccgAAATGAGAGGTAACGCCACACAGCAGCGTTGAACacacatccagtgtgtccagcctgtaacTCAACTGGCTCAAGTATCTTAGccaaatataataaacaaaacattatacAAAGAACTTCAACGACTAGtagattaatcaaataaaattacaaaattaatTGCCTGTTGGtttcataattgattaatcgtttcgTCGTTTTTCAAGTTATAATGTCACACTTTATGCTTTGAGTCTTTGGGTtgttgactgttggttggacaaaagaagcaatttgaagatgccaCTCGGAGCTCTGGGAAATagtttttttggccttttataGACTAAAAGATTAATACTGATACATCCAAACAAACCAAATGGTTTCTGGTgttaaaaacaagacaaaaagcTGACAAGATGAACAGGTAAATATACCAGGAGGAAAGGGCAAATTATACAAGAGAGGAGGTAACTGCAGTAAATATTTCTTGTTTCATTTACTTGAGTGCAGACTTGAGCTGAAATTACTCACTTAAAAGAAGATCACTGATACATAGAACCAGTGAGGCATGAAAAGGGGAGAAGAACATCTGCATTCACAGACAAGAGCACTCTGTTATGAATACCTACTGGCTCCAGAGCTGAACTGACCCTGAAAAACAAATTCTGTATGAGCATAACATCAAGTGTGACTATGATACGTGTAATCATTTACCTTCAGACAAGTCAGTGAGCTGAGGAGTGGTGGCTCTGGACACTGAGAACCCTCCACTCTCCAAGATGGACGCCTCCTCGTCAGACAACTCTGAGTCTGTGATGGCCATCGCCAGAGCTGTGGTCTTCACATCCACCTGACCGACAAAACCGCAGCGTTATATCACTGCTAAAACACTAATGTATCATAATGGTTTTCATAATCGCTCTTATTTGAGCCTTGAGGCATCAAAATTTCATTATACACATATATCAACAGGCATGAACACACTGGACAATGGACTGTGACCTTCAAGGACTGAGGTTGACAGCAGTAAAGCAGTCTGGTGAAGTACGCTTTAGCTTACATTGTGCTCTGCAGGTCCTAATTCATTCCACAGACAAAGCACAGTGACCGAGGACCTGGCATGACATCAAAATTGGCAATTGTACTCATATAGCTATTTACTCACTACAGTTGCACTAATGGAATGTGGTAGTACTTGAAATATATTCCTTGAAGCCATTTACTACACCACACAGAGCACCCCTCCCATTCCAGCTAAAATAATAAAGCCAACACATTCTTTGCTATCCACTCTACGGCTGCTTCCTCTGcaatacacacactcataaaagTCTACCTTATGTGTCAGTGTAATCTGGGTTTACTTTCAAGTGTGTGACTGTACCGTTGGGGCGAAACAGGACAGCTCCTCCTCGCTCTCACTCTCCGTTTCAGCTCTTGGCtcatctccctcctccatctccttcttcacctctgttaaaacacacatacatgcttttaaaatgtcatccTAGAGAAGGAAAAGTATGAGAACTTAACAAGAcgacacaacagcaacaaatgaCTAAGGATGGATACAAAGGCAGATGAAATCTAGGTACTAATAAAACCAAAAGAACTTATAATCACACTTGATATTCAGCACTGCTTTATTTGCATAATTATGTAACATGTCGCTATTCTTCCTGTGTTTGCATGGTTTTGTGTCTCAgtaagagggaaaagaaaggtCATCGACACCCATTTAAAACTCAAGCTCCTTGTGGAACCCTTTCGTCTCTTGTGCCAGAGTCCTGGATCAATGTTACAAACACAAGCATGAATTTGATCTATTGCACACAAGTTAGGGCGATATCTATATCCCCAAGGTGTCACAGTAGCACTCACTCCTCTTGTCATGCTTGCGGTGCTCGGTGTCTCCCTTCATGCTGTAGTCCAATTTCATGAGGATTGGCTCCAAGCCCGTGTACATCCTCTGGATCAGTTCATGGTACACCACCAGCGGCCACAGCAGCACGCTCAGGACTGAACAGGTGCACAAACAGAACATTGACAACTTTACACTGCCCTGATTCTTCACAGTTGGCAAAGCACGATGTTGCAAATTTACACAGAGTCTATGTGATCTATGGAAGAGGTATGAGGAAATAGGGTTTAACAGGTGACGTAAAAATGGAATCCACCTGCTACAAAATATTATAATCCAAGCATGACCTATTAGCTagacaataaaatgtaattacacCATTGACTGCTATAACTACCTATAATCACACACTGTTTGTCGCGACATGCACACTTTATGACAATTATTATGCAAGAGACTCACCTATAATATAGGAGATCATGATTCCTGGTACATAATGTCCCACCACGGCCAGTACAAAACAGCCACTGCACATCATCACACAGAACTAGGAGACAGAACGAGTAAGCAAAATTAGACAACTACACCTTCAAGCTGCAAATGGAAAAAAGGTGGTATCTGTGCAGGTGTGTGGTGCGTTTGTGTACAATAGATGGGAATGTCTGAATGAGATCTGGAAACTGCAGCACCTGCTGAGATCAGACAGTTTGCATCGTGCGTTGTAGAATCTGATACTTAGACTTACGTTTTTAGTCATTTGTTGTTCATTCAGCCATATTGTTAGAAATGctgacttttacattttgtatttagCTGTGTATGCTTTCAGTGACCGGACGGGTGTACTACGAAAGAACTTTTGATGTAGCCAGACTATTTTTGCATGACCTGGCTCGACAAG contains the following coding sequences:
- the retreg2 gene encoding reticulophagy regulator 2, which codes for MASGEEARRRPSVTSSSVGLESLFPAGTSEQACGDLNPELVRLRERLQGWLSQYEPLLLWVQRLLVWERPLYSISVALTLNTLFWLLSSTSLRPLFLLSVSLLGLMLLERWKPKLPIITVQHADAHPVESETMSTEQRLLSIPELSHHLAESYLTCCLYLQEMLQYKHQNHGKFCVMMCSGCFVLAVVGHYVPGIMISYIIVLSVLLWPLVVYHELIQRMYTGLEPILMKLDYSMKGDTEHRKHDKRKVKKEMEEGDEPRAETESESEEELSCFAPTVDVKTTALAMAITDSELSDEEASILESGGFSVSRATTPQLTDLSEDLDQQSLHSDPEEPYMRDLPEFPSVEEFPSIEHNLLHFPLRGPGQADGAQAGAQSEGEPLSPASLLIQHLASPLHFVNTHFNGHGRPPGGEEGMLPMPAAGEEAGRQEVEEKEGAVAQGAQRSLEALSEEIVSTAISTVVQNTLSALLRSSEASEEPSLAEFLPTETPPGVLETSTQPTDVTANTTIATVGALGADEDLDEEITKEEMPDDTLVPTEEEDFELLDQSELELVDEELDLSSDRQVVGGASETPASPQHQPHS